TTCTGGTTCTTCCTGTACATTTCTGCCTGCCAGCGCATCCAAAAACCGGTTTCTTTTACCACTCTTGTCCATATTGCTGCATATTCCCTTCTATTATTACAGACTGTTTTTCGCTCCCACAATGATCACATCATCAGATGGATTGATCATCTGCATCTCAACTTCCATCAGCATCATAATCTTATCCAGATCAACAGATCCTGAAAAATCCATCACCCGGGCTCCGGCGCAAATATAGTAATCCGGGCGCAGGATGGCATCCTGCTGATAAATCGCCAGTTCTTCCCACATCTGAGAGACCACATTCCGGTAGCTTCCCGCTTTACAAAGAAGAGCTTTTCCATCATTTCTCTGCACTTTGATAAATCCTTTTTTATCCAGAATACGAACCGGATGTTTTCCTTTTCTGTCTGTACCAAATACATAGAAATTCTTTGTTGCACATTCTTCCTTGATTGCAGAAGGTTCTTCTTTTAAATCCTCTGCTGCCAGCTGACGTGCTTCTTCTGCTGTACATTCCTTCAAAAGATCGGTTGTCTTTACTTCTGTGGAGCCCAGCGCGATCGCTGTCAGCTTTGAAGTCTGAGGATCGATCTCGATATGAACATCCACACTGTCCGCTGCGGCACCACTTTCCACTGCTTTGTCAATTGCTTCTGCTTTGATCGAGCGGATATCTTCCGGTGTCGGGTTTGGAACCACTCGTTCCACTACATCACGTACCATTGCAAGTGCAACACCGATGGAAGAAATGACCTCTGCATTATCCGGAATGGAATAGCGAAGTCCCATTTTATCCGAACAGAATCCAATCAGGGAAGCGGCTCCTCCGCCGACTCCTACCAGACTGATCTGATCTTTCTCCAGGCGATATTTTTCTGCCAGTTCCATGATGATCGGTTCAATTTTCTCATAGGCTCTTGTCAGAATCTGTTCTGCAACCTCTTCCACTGTTTTTCCCATGTAATCTGCCAGAGGCTGCATTGCCTTGCGCGCCGCATTGGCATTTCCATAGGCAAAATATTCTGGTTTAATCAGTCCCAGCACATTCGCTGCACAGGTATTTGTGATCGTGATCCGCTTTCCGCTTTTCAGTTCGATCGCTACATAGTCCGCAGGATCTCCCTCTTTCGGGCTGAAGAATACGACTTTCGGATCCACGATTTCTTCTTCCGGAGTAAATACCGCATAGTCCATACCTGCAATATGTGCGGAACGTGGTCCCACATCTTTGACACCGCTCTTATCTGCCCGCACCATACTTCCTCCGGCAACACCGAGGACACGCACATCCAGACTGCTGATATATGTACGATGTCCGCCTACATTCGAATAATCAATGGCAGGACGTCCGTCTTTGATTACACCGATATTCGTCGTTGTTCCTCCAACTTCAAAATATACACCATTTGAGGCACGCAGATACATCAGACTTCCCATCACAGAAGCTGCAGGACCGGACAACATCGTAAGGACCGGACGTTTTTTCATTTCACTGATCTCCATAACACCGCCGTCACCTCTCATGATCATCAGAGGAACTTCTACCCCGGCGCTTTTTACACTCTGTTCTGTAGAATTTGCTGTATTGAGCATTTTCGGCAAAATGGACGCATTGATTGCAGCTGTACGTGTACGTCTGGTCAGTCCATAAAGCTTGGTGATCTCACTGGCTGCTGTCGCTTCCAGACCCATATCTTTTGCAATCTTGCAGATGCCGGTCTCATTTTCCATGTCATCCACACCGTAAGATTCACTGGCCACGATAACCTGTGCACCATCACCCACCAGAGATTTAATCGTATCTGTCACAAGCTGGTCAGACAGATTTTCATCACAGATGAAGCGGTTCTTAAGCCGGATAAAACGCCCGGATCCAAGGTTGATATCCTTCATATTCGTCTGCGCTTTTGCGATCCAGCCGCCCACACCTTTCGGACCGACACCGATCACTCCTACATTTGCCACATCTCCTTCGATCAGAGCGTTGGTCGCCTGTGTCGTAGAATGTGCAACAAAGATCACATCTTTCGGATCGATTCCATTTTCTCTCAGGCAATTCTGAAATGCCTGTACAACTCCGGTCGCAACCCCTGCCTTGTCATCATGTGTTGTTTTCACAGAAGACTTTCCGATAATTTCATGGGTCGCATTGTCGATGGCAACGGCTTTTGTATGTGTTCCGCCGACATCGATACCCATACGTACTTTTCTATCACTCATTTGAAACTCCTCCTTAACCAAACATAATGTAAGTGATGGCCTGCATGATGATACAAACAATCCATGCAACCGGCAATGTCTTTTTCAGATGTTCTCTTGTTGATACTTTTGCGTAGCTGACTCCCCATGCGATCCAGCTCTGTGTCATACAGATGGAAACATTCATTGTAATAGAAGGAATGACCATCAGCGCAAACAGATATGGAGTTGAGAATCCGATTCCTTTCAGGATTCCCAGTGTTGCTGCTCCACAACCGAAAAGTGTCAGCGGTCCACGGAACAATCCAAGTGGTGCTAAAAGTGCAAACGCAATACTGATCACCAGTGTATTGTGCGGAATTACATTTCCAAGCAACGCATTAAAATAAGGAACACAAAGTTCTGCTGCTTTATTGAACATCGGAATCATAAGCAGAAATCCAACCAACGGTGCTGTATCAACTACACCATCATAAAAATCTTTATTCAGCACACGGCAGGCACCCCGGAAAGATTTCAGTTTTCCACAAACTGCCAGTGCATAAAAACTTCCAATGATAAATCCGAGAATGATCGGAACATTCAATACAACCAGCAGTAAAACCGGAAGGATCGGTGCGATCAGCGCAACTGTCGGAACATATCCCGGACGTGCTTTTCTTGCGGCGGATGCACTCCATGCATGAACAGTTTTCTTCTTTCTCAGAGAAAACATGCACATCACGATCACCATGATCAGCTGTACAGCAAGTCCGATCCCTGCCCAGCGAAGACGTGCCGGATCATCATAGGTGATCAGCTGTTTTCCGTCTTCTCCCAGGAAGAATGCCAGAAACTGTCCGGTAAGTACCGGGTTCAAGTACATTCCGGCTCCTACACTTAACATAAAAGAACCGATAGAAAGTGTCTTCGGAATACCAAGACTCATCAAGATCGGAAGAATGATCACTCCAATCGCAACAACTGCCCCTGCACCAAATAATGTAGAGAAAATTGCCGTTGTTACTGTAGAAAGCAGGACGCAGATAATGACTGGTTTATCTCCTCCAAGCTCAACAGCCTTTCGAATCAATGCATCTGCAATTCCTGTCTGAAGCAGTACACGACCAAACCATGCACCAAACACAACATTGACAAGAACACTTCCCCATCCTTCCGGACCGGACTGGAACACTTTCGTGATCGCATCTACAAAACTAATGTCCGTAATTCCCGGATATGCAGCGATAAATTCCGGATTTGTTGCAAAAGTATTTCCAATCAGTGGAAGCACTGTCCAGATAATACCCATGATCAGCATACCCATCATCAGGTTGCCGCCGCGAACTGCGTAAACGGCAAGACCTACAAATGAGACGAGCAGCAGGATTCCTATTACATATTCCATGATATTTCCTCCCTAGTTCTCTCTCTTTTCTTACATTTTCAGGATGGATTCCCAAACTTCTTCAATTACCGGGATTCCCTGTTCTTTGTTCTCTTTGATATTTTTCAGCTCCAGTTCTCCCGGATAATAAACCTCTCCGCCTTCTTTGATCGGTTCCGAAGATTTGACATCTGCAAGAATCTCTTCTACTATCGCATCTGTCTCTTCTACTGTATTGAATTTTGTCGGATCAACAGCGATCATGATCTGAGTCAGTCCGATCTCATCTCCAAATGTTCCGATCTTCTGTACAGAATTTCCATTTGTCAGAACGGTTGCGATCAGATCAAGCACGATAGACAGTCCGCTTCCTTTCCAGTATCCCATTGGAAGGACTCTCCATGTTTTTTCGATTTCCGTAGGATCTGTTGTCAGCTCTCCTTTTGTATCATATCCACCCGGCACCGGAAGCTGTACACCTCTGAGACGGCAATCTTCAATCTTTCCATAAGAAAACTGAGAAACTGCACAGTCAATCATCGCATGTTCACCATTGGAACGAGGCACTGCCATGATCAGCGGGTTGTTTCCTATTTTACGGTTCAAGCCGCCCCATGCCGGCATGTTCGGCATTGTGTTGGACCAGCAGATACCGATACATCCATGATCTGCTGCGAGCCATCCATATGTACCGCCTCTCATCCAGTGGTTATTGTTTCCTAATGCAACGCATCCGACTCCGTACTCTTTTGCCAGTTCACAGGCACGATCCATTGCTTTCTTTGCATTCAAAGGCCCGAATCCACGATGCCCGTCCCATCTCTCGATGGCTCCCATCTGCATTTCACAGGTTGCTTTCGCATTCGGATCGATCTCCCCTTTTTCCAGATAGCTGACAACACGCGGAAAACGGTTCAAGCCATGTGAGAACACACCTGCAAGGCTATTCTGTGCAAAAATAACTGCTGCATTTTCTGCATCCTCATGATTGAATCCCCTTTTCTCCAAAACTCTTGTAAACTCCTGTACCATAACATCATATTGAACTCTCATGATAATCTCCTTTCAGTTTGTGAAAATATTTTGAAAACTCATAAAAGCGCTTTCTCTAGCTTTCATTATAGTTATCTGTCTGTTTTTGTCAATATAAGATATCAACTACACACTACTTTCAGCATATAGTATAATTTTTTAATCTGATTTTCGTGCAAATCGCTGATATTTTTTTAACATTATGCAAGCGTTTTCTTATATTTCAAAAAAAATAAGAGAAAGACTTTCAGATATTTTTCCAAAAATCTTTCTCTTATGCTTCCGCCAGCCTAAGTTGTCTGTCCTTCCACTAACTCCGGCTGAATTGTGCAGGATGAATATACCTCTGTCTTTTCAATCAGACTAGTCAACAGCTGAACACTCATCATTGCCACTAATTCCGGCTTATTATCAATTGTTGTCAATTGCGGTTCACAAATTTTTGCATATTCCGAATTATTATAACCGGTTACTGCTACTTCCTCCGGCACCTTGATTCCATAATGTAAAAGCGCTTTCACAACTCCTGCTGCCGTAATATCCTCTCCGCAAACAATTCCCGTAAATTTTTGCTTTCTCCGGATCAGCTGTTCGACCGCTTTTATACCACCTTCAATACTTGATGCGGTCTCCAGCACCTGCTGTCTTGCATTTTTGAGACCACATTTCTCCATCTCCGCAATAAATCCCTCACATTTAAGCTGTGCACTGACTGTATCCATATCTCTCAGATAATAAATCTCGCGGTGTCCCTTTTGAATCAGATGTTCCACAGCAAGCGATACTCCATACCTGTCATCGACCAGAACCGAATATGAATTTGGCAGTTCCAGCTTTCCATTGGCAAGCACAACCGGTATATTCTGCAGCAACCCGCTGATTTCCGCATTTTTACAAAGCGTATTAAACACAGAACCTACCAGTACGATTCCATCCGTCTTTTTCTCCCGTGCTGTCCGCAGATACTTGATCGTCTCTTCCAGCTCCCCGCCCGTGTTGCACAGAGAAACCTCGTATCCACGACGGCTGAACTCTCTCTCTATGGTATAGGCCGTTCTGGCATAATGCGGAACACGGATATCCACTGTTAAAACAGAGACGGTCTTCATCGATTTGCTCACCATTCCGCGTGCGATCGCACTTGGCGTATAATTATTTTTTTCCAGAATTTCTTCTACTTTTTTTCGGGTTTCCGGATTTACATTTCCCTTATGATTCATAACCCGCGAAACGGTTGAAATCGAAACCCCTGCTTCTTTTGCAATATCATATATATTCATAACTTCCCTCTTTCCAACATTCCATACCTTCATGAAAGGGCTTTTACAAAAGCATACGTGATAAAGCCAAGATTTGTCAAGAAAATTTCCAACAAAAATTCGGAGTTTACATCAAGATTTTTAATACTTTTTTCTACATACTATTGACTTTTCTTCCAACTGTTCATATACTGTTTATACAAACATATACAGTTGAT
This window of the Mediterraneibacter gnavus ATCC 29149 genome carries:
- a CDS encoding LacI family DNA-binding transcriptional regulator yields the protein MNIYDIAKEAGVSISTVSRVMNHKGNVNPETRKKVEEILEKNNYTPSAIARGMVSKSMKTVSVLTVDIRVPHYARTAYTIEREFSRRGYEVSLCNTGGELEETIKYLRTAREKKTDGIVLVGSVFNTLCKNAEISGLLQNIPVVLANGKLELPNSYSVLVDDRYGVSLAVEHLIQKGHREIYYLRDMDTVSAQLKCEGFIAEMEKCGLKNARQQVLETASSIEGGIKAVEQLIRRKQKFTGIVCGEDITAAGVVKALLHYGIKVPEEVAVTGYNNSEYAKICEPQLTTIDNKPELVAMMSVQLLTSLIEKTEVYSSCTIQPELVEGQTT
- the yiaK gene encoding 3-dehydro-L-gulonate 2-dehydrogenase, whose amino-acid sequence is MRVQYDVMVQEFTRVLEKRGFNHEDAENAAVIFAQNSLAGVFSHGLNRFPRVVSYLEKGEIDPNAKATCEMQMGAIERWDGHRGFGPLNAKKAMDRACELAKEYGVGCVALGNNNHWMRGGTYGWLAADHGCIGICWSNTMPNMPAWGGLNRKIGNNPLIMAVPRSNGEHAMIDCAVSQFSYGKIEDCRLRGVQLPVPGGYDTKGELTTDPTEIEKTWRVLPMGYWKGSGLSIVLDLIATVLTNGNSVQKIGTFGDEIGLTQIMIAVDPTKFNTVEETDAIVEEILADVKSSEPIKEGGEVYYPGELELKNIKENKEQGIPVIEEVWESILKM
- a CDS encoding hydantoinase/oxoprolinase family protein — translated: MSDRKVRMGIDVGGTHTKAVAIDNATHEIIGKSSVKTTHDDKAGVATGVVQAFQNCLRENGIDPKDVIFVAHSTTQATNALIEGDVANVGVIGVGPKGVGGWIAKAQTNMKDINLGSGRFIRLKNRFICDENLSDQLVTDTIKSLVGDGAQVIVASESYGVDDMENETGICKIAKDMGLEATAASEITKLYGLTRRTRTAAINASILPKMLNTANSTEQSVKSAGVEVPLMIMRGDGGVMEISEMKKRPVLTMLSGPAASVMGSLMYLRASNGVYFEVGGTTTNIGVIKDGRPAIDYSNVGGHRTYISSLDVRVLGVAGGSMVRADKSGVKDVGPRSAHIAGMDYAVFTPEEEIVDPKVVFFSPKEGDPADYVAIELKSGKRITITNTCAANVLGLIKPEYFAYGNANAARKAMQPLADYMGKTVEEVAEQILTRAYEKIEPIIMELAEKYRLEKDQISLVGVGGGAASLIGFCSDKMGLRYSIPDNAEVISSIGVALAMVRDVVERVVPNPTPEDIRSIKAEAIDKAVESGAAADSVDVHIEIDPQTSKLTAIALGSTEVKTTDLLKECTAEEARQLAAEDLKEEPSAIKEECATKNFYVFGTDRKGKHPVRILDKKGFIKVQRNDGKALLCKAGSYRNVVSQMWEELAIYQQDAILRPDYYICAGARVMDFSGSVDLDKIMMLMEVEMQMINPSDDVIIVGAKNSL